One Lycium barbarum isolate Lr01 chromosome 5, ASM1917538v2, whole genome shotgun sequence genomic window carries:
- the LOC132640338 gene encoding scarecrow-like protein 14 encodes MYMYLFVESWNSFKYVYAYGFRTTPLVPTTMIAQKWETVKLEDLKINKGEVLVVNCLYRFKNLLDETVVVNSPRDVVLNLIRRLNPDVFILGIVSGGYNVPFFISRFREAIFYYSSLFDMLDAIIPREVHERMLVEKNILGPEAMNVIACEGAERIERPETYKQWQVRIVKAGFRQLPLDEEIMRMTTERFKVFDKNFVIDVDSEWLLQGWKGRIGYALSTWKAAY; translated from the coding sequence atgtatatgtatttattcgtcgagtcttggaattcatttaaatatgtatatgcatatggtttccgcactactccgctcgtgcctactactatgatagcGCAGAAGTGGGAAACGGTTAAACTCGAGGATCTTAAGATCAATAAGGGCGAGGTTCTTGTTGTAAACTGTCTGTACCGTTTTAAAAATCTACTTGATGAGACCGTGGTGGTAAATAGTCCAAGAGATGTTGTTCTGAATCTTATCAGGAGGTTGAATCCAGATGTTTTCATACTGGGGATTGTAAGTGGTGGTTATAATGTCCCATTCTTTATCTCACGATTCCGCGAGGCTATTTTTTACTACTCGTCGTTGTTTGATATGCTTGATGCTATTATTCCCCGGGAAGTACATGAGAGAATGCTGGTTGAAAAGAATATACTTGGTCCGGAGGCAATGAATGTCATCGCGTGCGAAGGTGCTGAGAGAATTGAGAGGCCAGAAACATACAAGCAGTGGCAAGTCCGAATTGTGAAGGCTGGTTTTCGACAGCTTCCTTTGGATGAGGAGATCATGAGAATGACAACAGAACGGTTCAAGGTGTTTGACAAGAACTTCGTGATTGATGTAGATAGTGAATGGCTACTGCAGGGATGGAAGGGTCGTATCGGATATGCACTTTCAACATGGAAGGCAGCTTATTAA